In a genomic window of Microterricola viridarii:
- a CDS encoding ROK family protein: MTNAQRQGTAVPAAVAGIDIGGTKISALLVDRAGTVLASGTVPAPAREGGAAMSRAAARLVQSLEATLGLRAIAAGVGAAGVVDAETGVIIAASESFTDWAGFGLGADLGERLGVGVAVDNDVNAFLLGETRYGAIAGSENALGIMLGTGVGGALALGGEVFLGARGAAGEIGHTPGYSDIVCTCGQLGHLETLASGRSIAARYSERAGVDIDAAVLVAARARAGDADAIATFDAAGHAIALAIATAVNLVDVQDVVIGGGVRGAWDVLEPALRETLSRHQPVSGYPLVVVPSALGGNSVAIGAAALAWQLADGNSADITSADTNNADRNSALVSAEA, from the coding sequence ATGACGAACGCACAACGCCAGGGCACCGCTGTGCCCGCGGCCGTGGCGGGAATCGACATCGGTGGCACCAAGATCTCTGCGCTGCTCGTTGACCGTGCCGGAACCGTGCTGGCCTCCGGCACGGTCCCGGCCCCGGCCAGGGAGGGCGGCGCGGCGATGAGCCGCGCCGCCGCCCGGCTGGTGCAGAGCCTCGAGGCCACCCTCGGCCTCCGCGCCATCGCGGCCGGTGTCGGCGCGGCCGGCGTCGTCGACGCCGAGACCGGCGTCATCATCGCCGCCTCCGAGTCCTTCACCGACTGGGCCGGCTTCGGCCTCGGCGCCGACCTCGGCGAGCGGCTCGGTGTCGGCGTCGCCGTCGACAACGACGTGAACGCCTTCCTGCTCGGCGAGACCCGCTACGGCGCGATCGCCGGCAGCGAGAACGCCCTCGGAATCATGCTCGGAACCGGTGTCGGCGGCGCGCTAGCGCTCGGCGGCGAGGTCTTCCTCGGCGCCCGCGGCGCGGCCGGCGAGATCGGGCACACGCCCGGCTACAGCGACATCGTCTGCACCTGCGGCCAGCTCGGCCACCTGGAGACGCTGGCATCCGGCCGCTCCATCGCGGCGCGCTACAGCGAGCGGGCAGGAGTCGACATCGACGCCGCCGTGCTCGTGGCCGCTCGCGCGCGTGCCGGCGACGCGGATGCCATCGCCACCTTCGACGCCGCCGGGCACGCCATCGCCCTCGCGATCGCCACGGCGGTCAACCTGGTCGACGTGCAGGACGTCGTCATCGGCGGGGGAGTGCGCGGCGCCTGGGACGTGCTCGAGCCCGCCCTCCGTGAGACGCTGAGCAGGCACCAGCCCGTCTCCGGCTACCCCCTCGTCGTCGTGCCGAGCGCGCTCGGCGGCAACTCCGTCGCCATCGGCGCCGCCGCGCTGGCCTGGCAGCTCGCAGACGGCAACAGCGCAGACATAACCAGCGCAGACACGAACAACGCCGACAGAAACAGCGCTCTCGTCAGCGCCGAAGCATAG
- a CDS encoding M81 family metallopeptidase, with the protein MEASEIWSGPLSPVAEGGLVRPRIGIGGISIESSTFSPHVSGDEAFTERRGDVLIGYYPFMEPGSELREAADWVPLLQARSLPGGAVARETYERLKAEILAGIAEQGPFDAFYFDIHGAMSVVGMTDAEGDLGSAVREALGADTFVSTSMDLHGNVSRTLLDMSDLIACYRMAPHEDHWNTKQRAIFNMLERLRSSVGSDVDARRPYKAWLPVPVLLPGEKTSTRIEPARTIYAEVPASEAREGVIDSSIWVGYAWADEPRCQAVVVTTGDDVEAIRAETERLGKLYWDARDDFAFVADALPLAASIDAALASNAASDARPYVISDSGDNPTAGGAGDVSWTLGQLLARPEFADGTINVVHASIFDAAAVAQAVAAGVGATVSLEVGGRVDGGPSGPVAITGEVFSITEGDSDAGTQVVVKAGGVHAIITERRKPFHHIADFTQLGIDPNSMDIVFVKIGYLEPELYALTTGAAEGERWKLALTPGGVDQDLLRLGHSHLEPGVFPFDPNGTPELRAVITRRTADGIETI; encoded by the coding sequence ATTGAAGCATCGGAAATCTGGTCCGGCCCGCTCTCCCCGGTCGCTGAGGGTGGCCTCGTCCGCCCGCGCATCGGCATCGGCGGCATCTCGATCGAGTCGAGCACCTTCTCCCCGCACGTGAGCGGCGACGAGGCGTTCACCGAGCGCCGCGGCGACGTGCTGATCGGCTACTACCCGTTCATGGAGCCCGGCTCCGAGCTGCGCGAGGCGGCCGACTGGGTGCCGCTGCTGCAGGCCCGCTCGCTGCCCGGCGGCGCCGTCGCCCGCGAGACCTACGAGCGGCTGAAGGCGGAGATCCTCGCCGGCATCGCCGAGCAGGGCCCGTTCGACGCGTTCTACTTCGACATCCACGGCGCCATGAGCGTCGTCGGCATGACGGATGCCGAGGGCGACCTCGGCTCCGCCGTGCGCGAGGCGCTCGGCGCCGACACCTTTGTCTCCACCTCGATGGACCTGCACGGCAACGTCTCGCGCACCCTCCTCGACATGAGCGACCTGATCGCCTGTTACCGGATGGCCCCGCACGAGGACCACTGGAACACCAAGCAGCGCGCCATCTTCAACATGCTGGAGCGCCTGCGCTCCTCCGTCGGCTCCGATGTCGACGCGCGCCGGCCGTACAAGGCCTGGCTGCCCGTCCCGGTGCTGCTGCCCGGCGAGAAGACCAGCACGCGCATCGAGCCCGCGCGCACCATCTACGCGGAGGTCCCCGCCTCCGAGGCCCGGGAAGGCGTCATCGACTCCTCGATCTGGGTGGGCTACGCCTGGGCCGACGAGCCGCGCTGCCAGGCTGTCGTCGTCACGACCGGCGACGACGTGGAGGCGATCCGCGCCGAGACCGAGCGCCTGGGCAAGCTGTACTGGGACGCCCGCGACGACTTCGCCTTCGTCGCCGACGCGCTGCCGCTGGCCGCGTCGATCGATGCCGCGCTCGCCTCGAACGCGGCATCCGACGCGCGCCCCTACGTCATCAGTGACTCGGGCGACAACCCGACCGCCGGTGGTGCGGGCGACGTCTCCTGGACGCTCGGCCAGCTGCTGGCCCGGCCCGAGTTCGCCGACGGCACGATCAACGTCGTGCACGCGTCGATCTTCGATGCCGCTGCCGTCGCACAGGCCGTCGCGGCCGGCGTCGGCGCGACGGTGTCGCTCGAGGTCGGCGGCCGCGTCGACGGCGGCCCGTCCGGCCCCGTCGCGATCACCGGCGAGGTGTTCTCCATCACCGAGGGCGACTCGGATGCCGGCACCCAGGTGGTCGTGAAGGCCGGCGGCGTGCACGCGATCATCACCGAGCGCCGCAAGCCGTTCCACCACATCGCGGACTTCACCCAGCTCGGCATCGACCCCAACTCGATGGACATCGTGTTCGTCAAGATCGGCTACCTCGAGCCTGAGCTCTACGCGCTCACCACCGGCGCCGCCGAGGGCGAGCGCTGGAAGCTGGCCCTCACCCCCGGCGGCGTCGACCAGGACCTGCTGCGCCTCGGCCACTCCCACCTCGAGCCTGGGGTGTTCCCCTTTGACCCGAACGGCACGCCGGAGCTGCGCGCCGTCATCACCCGCCGCACCGCAGACGGAATCGAGACGATCTGA
- a CDS encoding alpha-L-fucosidase, whose translation MLNFESRVGPDFGANGPSYPDAGVPEWYRDAKLGFFVHWGLYSVPAWGTPTGTRNVPAEDAYAHHQYAEWYGNTVRIKGSPTWERHQDVYGTGTSYEDLADHWNADAFDPQAFVGSLVDAGARYVIPTTKHHEGFCLWGTETTPFNAVNRGPKRDLISEIARETRAAGQRFGVYFSGALDWHVSDFPPIESDTDLFRFRRNDERFARYSAAQLEELIERFEPDILWNDIDWPDGGKGHDPYAVAALLERYLDAIPHGVVNDRWGVPYHGFITREYRHVEDIIEQPWESTRGLGYSFGYNQVEGPEHTLSGDALIRLLVDVVSKNGNLLINVGPRADGSIPELQQQSMAAMGSWLRGNGEAIYGTRPWRRAGESGQAVSYTQNAGKLYLQASDPAAGEAALPAEYREGTAVHWLGQGGSQPAEVLAATPGSGARLVVPESLRGEAVAVAVLADPLA comes from the coding sequence ATGTTGAACTTTGAGAGCCGCGTCGGCCCCGACTTCGGCGCCAACGGCCCCAGCTACCCCGACGCCGGCGTGCCCGAGTGGTACCGCGACGCCAAGCTCGGCTTCTTCGTGCACTGGGGCCTCTACTCGGTGCCCGCCTGGGGCACCCCGACCGGCACCCGCAACGTGCCCGCCGAGGACGCCTACGCGCACCACCAGTACGCCGAGTGGTACGGCAACACCGTGCGCATCAAGGGCAGCCCCACCTGGGAGCGCCACCAGGATGTGTACGGCACCGGCACCAGTTACGAGGACCTCGCCGACCACTGGAACGCGGATGCCTTCGACCCGCAGGCCTTCGTCGGCTCGCTCGTCGACGCCGGCGCCCGCTACGTCATCCCGACCACCAAGCACCACGAGGGCTTCTGCCTGTGGGGCACGGAGACGACGCCGTTCAACGCCGTCAACCGCGGCCCGAAGCGCGACCTGATCAGCGAGATCGCCCGGGAGACCCGGGCGGCCGGCCAACGCTTCGGCGTCTACTTCTCCGGCGCACTCGACTGGCACGTCAGCGACTTCCCGCCGATCGAGTCGGACACCGACCTGTTCCGCTTCCGTCGCAACGACGAGAGGTTTGCCCGCTACAGCGCGGCCCAGCTCGAAGAGCTGATCGAGCGATTCGAACCCGACATCCTCTGGAACGACATCGACTGGCCCGACGGCGGCAAGGGACACGACCCCTACGCCGTCGCGGCCCTGCTCGAGCGCTACCTCGACGCCATTCCGCACGGCGTCGTCAACGACCGCTGGGGCGTGCCGTATCACGGCTTCATCACGCGCGAGTACCGGCACGTGGAGGACATCATCGAGCAGCCGTGGGAGTCCACCCGCGGCCTCGGCTACTCCTTCGGCTACAACCAGGTCGAGGGGCCGGAGCACACGCTCTCCGGCGACGCCCTCATCCGCCTGCTGGTCGACGTGGTGAGCAAGAACGGCAACCTGCTGATCAACGTCGGCCCCCGCGCAGACGGCTCCATCCCCGAGCTGCAGCAGCAGAGCATGGCCGCCATGGGCAGCTGGCTCCGCGGCAACGGCGAGGCCATCTACGGCACGCGCCCCTGGCGGCGCGCGGGGGAGTCCGGCCAGGCCGTCTCCTACACGCAGAACGCCGGAAAGCTCTACCTGCAGGCCAGCGACCCGGCCGCCGGCGAGGCCGCCCTGCCCGCGGAGTACCGCGAGGGAACGGCCGTGCACTGGCTCGGCCAGGGCGGGTCCCAGCCGGCCGAGGTGCTGGCGGCGACGCCGGGCTCCGGGGCGCGCCTGGTCGTGCCCGAGTCGCTCCGCGGCGAGGCCGTCGCGGTGGCCGTGCTCGCCGACCCGCTAGCGTGA
- a CDS encoding copper homeostasis protein CutC — MTSKKHSLELAVQDLDGARTALRVGATRIELCGALGVGGLTPSIGAVEQAVEAAQLAGAADFVHVLVRPRPGGFVYSADEVDTSIRDIRAVRAAGAAGVVIGALTASGLVDKAVTAELIAAAEGMQVTFHRAIDAVESPLHTADVLVGLGLSRVLTSGGAARSIDGIETLTALKAHVGDRLQIMAGGGVRVEDIGALLAAGLDAVHLSAKTTVADPSPSGPGGGAQSYDRTDGDIAAAAAAAVMAATLEP; from the coding sequence ATGACCTCGAAGAAGCACTCGCTCGAACTCGCCGTCCAGGACCTCGACGGGGCGCGCACGGCGCTCCGCGTCGGGGCGACCCGGATCGAGCTCTGCGGGGCGCTCGGCGTCGGCGGGCTCACCCCGTCGATCGGCGCGGTCGAGCAGGCCGTCGAGGCGGCCCAGCTAGCCGGGGCCGCCGACTTCGTGCACGTTCTGGTGCGCCCGCGGCCGGGCGGTTTCGTGTACTCGGCTGACGAGGTCGACACGAGTATCCGCGACATCCGCGCGGTCCGCGCCGCCGGAGCGGCCGGCGTCGTGATCGGGGCGCTGACCGCGTCCGGTCTCGTCGACAAGGCCGTGACGGCCGAGTTGATCGCCGCCGCAGAAGGCATGCAGGTCACCTTCCACCGCGCCATCGACGCCGTCGAATCGCCGCTGCACACCGCCGACGTGCTGGTCGGCCTCGGGCTCAGCCGGGTGCTCACCTCCGGTGGTGCAGCGCGCAGCATCGACGGCATCGAGACCCTGACCGCTCTCAAGGCGCACGTCGGGGATCGCCTGCAGATCATGGCGGGCGGCGGAGTGCGCGTCGAGGACATCGGCGCGCTGCTCGCGGCCGGCCTCGACGCCGTGCACCTCTCCGCCAAGACCACCGTCGCCGACCCCTCGCCGAGCGGGCCGGGCGGCGGCGCCCAGAGCTACGACAGGACCGACGGCGACATCGCCGCCGCGGCAGCTGCCGCCGTGATGGCCGCTACGCTGGAGCCATGA
- the serA gene encoding phosphoglycerate dehydrogenase → MPKPIVLIAEELSPATVDALGPDFDVRSVDGTDRPALLAALADANAILVRSATKVDAEAIAAAPKLQVIARAGVGLDNVDIKSATTAGVMVVNAPTSNIISAAELTVGHILSLARHIPAAHNALAQGQWKRSAYTGTELYEKTVGIIGLGRIGALITARLQSFGVNVIAYDPYITSARAQQLGVTPVSLDELLEQSDFITIHMPRTPETIGMISTPQFAKMKKTAYIVNVARGGLIDEDALHTALTDGEIAGAGLDVFVTEPPVESPLLALPNVIVTPHLGASTDEAQEKAGVSVAKSVRLALAGELVPDAVNVAGGIIDPYVRPGIPLVEKLGQVFSGVAHSSPLTSVDVEVHGELSGYDVSVLKLAALKGIFTNVVSETVSYVNAPLLAEQRGITVRLITDAVSDEYRNVITLRGALADGTQVSVSGTLTGTKQIEKIVEINGYGVEIPIAQHHIVMIYTDRPGIVAVYGAEFGEAGINIAGMQIARHEAGGQALSVLTVDSPVPDGLLATVRERISADVMVEIDITE, encoded by the coding sequence GTGCCCAAGCCGATCGTGCTGATTGCCGAAGAACTGTCGCCCGCCACCGTCGATGCCCTCGGGCCCGACTTCGACGTTCGCTCCGTCGATGGAACCGACCGTCCCGCCCTGCTGGCAGCCCTCGCGGATGCCAACGCCATCCTGGTGCGCTCCGCCACCAAGGTCGACGCCGAGGCCATCGCCGCGGCGCCGAAGCTGCAGGTCATCGCCCGTGCCGGCGTCGGCCTCGACAACGTCGACATCAAGTCGGCCACGACGGCTGGCGTCATGGTCGTCAACGCGCCGACCTCCAACATCATCTCGGCCGCCGAGCTGACCGTCGGCCACATCCTGAGCCTCGCCCGCCACATCCCCGCCGCGCACAACGCGCTCGCGCAGGGCCAGTGGAAGCGCTCCGCCTACACCGGCACCGAGCTGTACGAGAAGACCGTCGGCATCATCGGCCTCGGCCGCATCGGCGCGCTGATCACCGCACGCCTGCAGTCCTTCGGCGTCAACGTCATCGCCTACGACCCCTACATCACCTCGGCCCGCGCCCAGCAGCTCGGCGTGACCCCGGTCTCGCTCGACGAGCTGCTCGAGCAGAGCGACTTCATCACCATCCACATGCCGCGCACGCCGGAGACGATCGGCATGATCAGCACCCCGCAGTTCGCGAAGATGAAGAAGACGGCATACATCGTCAACGTCGCCCGCGGCGGACTCATCGACGAGGACGCGCTGCACACGGCGCTCACCGACGGCGAGATCGCCGGCGCCGGCCTCGACGTGTTCGTCACCGAGCCGCCCGTCGAATCCCCGCTGCTCGCCCTGCCGAACGTCATCGTCACCCCGCACCTGGGTGCGTCCACCGACGAGGCCCAGGAGAAGGCCGGCGTCTCCGTCGCCAAGTCGGTGCGCCTGGCCCTGGCCGGCGAGCTGGTCCCGGATGCCGTCAACGTCGCCGGCGGCATCATCGACCCGTACGTGCGCCCCGGCATCCCGCTCGTCGAGAAGCTCGGCCAGGTGTTCTCCGGCGTCGCGCACAGCAGCCCGCTGACCAGCGTCGACGTCGAGGTGCACGGCGAGCTCTCCGGCTACGACGTCAGCGTGCTCAAGCTCGCCGCACTCAAGGGCATCTTCACCAACGTCGTCAGCGAGACCGTCTCCTACGTGAACGCGCCGCTGCTCGCCGAGCAGCGCGGCATCACGGTGCGCCTGATCACGGACGCCGTCTCCGACGAGTACCGCAACGTCATCACGCTGCGCGGCGCGCTGGCCGACGGCACGCAGGTCTCGGTCTCTGGCACCCTGACCGGCACCAAGCAGATCGAGAAGATCGTCGAGATCAACGGCTACGGCGTCGAGATCCCGATCGCCCAGCACCACATCGTCATGATCTACACCGACCGCCCCGGAATCGTCGCCGTCTACGGCGCCGAGTTCGGCGAGGCCGGCATCAACATCGCCGGCATGCAGATCGCCCGCCACGAGGCCGGCGGCCAGGCGCTCAGCGTGCTGACCGTCGACTCGCCCGTGCCGGACGGACTGCTCGCGACCGTGCGGGAGCGCATCTCCGCCGACGTCATGGTGGAGATCGACATCACCGAGTAG
- a CDS encoding alanine/glycine:cation symporter family protein, with product MDALSDLVATIGDQFWTWIVLPVVVGLGLYFTIRSGVVQFRLIPEMLRTLTDKTPRDADGKPQSVSAFQAFTISAASRVGVGNIAGVGTAIAIGGPGAVFWMWAMAFIGGASSFVESTLGQTYKVKDATGFRGGPAYYMQHGLKARWMGVVFAVILILCFPLAFSSLQANTIAATVGSSLGGEVPGWLGWAIGIVLAALTGLVVFGGVRRIASVTQAVVPLMALLYLLVGLVIVAMNIEKLPEVFASIFTQAFGYNEVIGATIGTIIMTGVKRGMFSNEAGLGSAPNAGASAAVTHPVKQGLVQTLGVYFDTFLICSITAFIILVSTPDLAGASRGIGLTQDAIVSNLGSWSNVLLSVIIFLLAFSSILGNYYYGESNIEFITTKRSVLTGYRIVAVAVILFGSVASADLVWNTADGIMGLMAMVNLIAIMLLSGVAFRLLKDYTSQRRAGHDPVFTQSRMPDLDGIECWVDEQSVTGTIPVLRDETHRDHLHGRR from the coding sequence ATGGATGCACTCTCTGACCTCGTCGCGACCATCGGTGACCAGTTCTGGACATGGATCGTGTTGCCGGTCGTCGTGGGGCTCGGCCTGTACTTCACGATCCGCAGCGGGGTGGTGCAGTTTCGCCTGATCCCGGAGATGCTCCGCACCCTCACCGACAAGACCCCGCGCGACGCGGACGGCAAGCCGCAATCGGTCTCGGCGTTCCAGGCGTTCACGATCTCCGCAGCCTCCCGCGTCGGCGTCGGCAACATCGCCGGTGTCGGCACGGCGATTGCGATCGGCGGCCCCGGCGCGGTGTTCTGGATGTGGGCGATGGCGTTCATCGGCGGCGCGTCGAGCTTCGTCGAGTCGACGCTCGGCCAGACGTACAAGGTCAAGGACGCGACCGGGTTCCGCGGCGGCCCGGCCTACTACATGCAGCACGGCCTCAAGGCGCGCTGGATGGGCGTCGTCTTCGCCGTCATCCTGATCCTCTGCTTCCCACTCGCGTTCAGCTCTCTGCAGGCCAACACGATCGCGGCGACCGTCGGCTCCAGCCTCGGCGGCGAGGTGCCCGGCTGGCTCGGCTGGGCGATCGGCATCGTCCTGGCCGCGCTGACCGGGCTCGTCGTCTTCGGCGGGGTGCGCCGCATCGCCTCCGTCACCCAGGCCGTCGTGCCGCTGATGGCGCTGCTCTACCTGCTCGTCGGCCTCGTCATCGTGGCCATGAACATCGAGAAGCTGCCCGAGGTGTTCGCCTCGATCTTCACGCAGGCATTCGGCTACAACGAGGTGATCGGCGCGACGATCGGCACGATCATCATGACGGGCGTCAAGCGCGGCATGTTCTCCAACGAGGCCGGGCTCGGCTCGGCCCCGAACGCGGGCGCCTCCGCCGCCGTCACCCACCCGGTCAAGCAGGGCCTCGTGCAGACCCTCGGCGTCTACTTCGACACGTTCCTGATCTGCTCCATCACGGCGTTCATCATCCTCGTCTCGACACCGGACCTGGCCGGGGCCAGCCGCGGCATCGGGCTCACCCAGGACGCCATCGTGTCCAATCTGGGCTCCTGGTCGAACGTGCTCCTCAGCGTGATCATCTTCCTGCTCGCGTTCAGCTCGATCCTCGGCAACTACTACTACGGAGAGTCGAACATCGAGTTCATCACCACGAAGCGCTCAGTGCTCACCGGCTACCGGATCGTCGCCGTGGCCGTCATCCTGTTCGGCTCCGTGGCATCCGCCGACCTCGTCTGGAACACGGCCGACGGCATCATGGGCCTGATGGCGATGGTGAACCTGATCGCGATCATGCTGCTCTCCGGGGTGGCATTCCGCCTGCTGAAGGACTACACCAGCCAGCGCCGGGCCGGGCACGACCCGGTGTTCACACAGTCCCGCATGCCCGACCTCGACGGCATCGAGTGCTGGGTCGACGAGCAGTCCGTCACGGGCACCATCCCGGTGCTGCGCGACGAGACGCACCGCGACCACCTGCACGGGCGGCGCTAG